TCGGACGCCAGGTCACGATGGTCGGTTCGATGAGTGACAACAGCGCGACCATTCTTACGACGGCGGCGCGGGAGAGCTCATATGTGTACCGCTTTACGACATCTGACAACGGCCAGTCCTTCTCTGGGGAAGCAATCGAAAGAACAGGCCGTCCTCCAACGGGCAACATCAACGGCGTTGCGCCGCTTGGGCCTGGAGCCTCTCCATTCATCGTAAATGTATTGAACGTGGCTCCAATCCAGTACGACGCAACCGGAGCGGAGGTGGCACAGGACCAGGGTGCATTTACTGCGTTTACCAACTCAATCAAATACTTCGAAGCGGGCGGCAAACAGTGGGCCGTCTCCTTCCGATGGGATACGACCGGCGAAAATCAGTTCGCTGAGCTTGTCGACGTTTCCCTTGGTCTTGGTACCGCCCTTCCGTATGCAAGCACGCCGAACTTCGGGCGAGCGAACGAGCAGAACAACACGAACGGGACGGGCGATGTCGCCGTCCGCGTCAACGATGACGACACGGCGACTATTTTCGTACTGGCGACAAATAACGGCGTGGGCTCGTACACGACGGGCTCGGCTCTCCCCGTTGAACTCGCAAACTTCGACGCGCGTCAGAGCGGCGACGATGTCTCCCTAACGTGGAAGACGCTGTCCGAAACCAACAACCAGCGCTTCGAAATTGAGCGTGCTATTGACGGTGGTTCTTTCGCCACGATCGGCCAGCGCGCCGGGCAGGGAACGTCTACTGAAGCCACGAGCTACTCGTTCGTCGATGCCTCAATTCCGTTCGGCGCTGAGACGATCGACTACCGTCTCCGCCAGGTGGATGTGGATGGTGGCGAATCAATGAGCGACGTGGTCACGGTGCGCCTCTCGGCCGACCGACTGCAGCTACTCGGCAGTGCGCCGAACCCGGTCATCAGTACATCCAAAATCCGATACGCGCTACCGGAGCAAGCCAATGTCCGCGTCGCGCTTTACGACGTGCTGGGTCGGGAAGTCCGTGTACTTGAGCAGGGTGCCCGTGCTGCGCGTGAGCACAGCGTGTCGTTCGACGCATCGGGTCTATCGAGCGGCGTCTACTTCATCCGCCTGGAGGCGATGGGGCAGACGAAGACCACCCGTGTCAGTGTCGTTCAGTAAAGCCTGAGTTTCGCTCGCCGGGGTTCGCACGTCTTGTGAAGAGGCGAACCCCGGAAGCGGCTTCGGCCATCCGTCATTTCGCCTCATTCCCCCTTCGAAGATGAAGCGCCGCGACTTTCTCCGTAATGCAGGGCTTGGCCTCGCCGGGCTCGCGGCTCGTCCGTATGTTCACGGCCCATGGTTTCAGGGCCGAGCGAGCCGGGAAACGGATATCGTGATCTTTGGCGGTGGCGCCGGCGGACTGTGTGCCGGGATTCAGGCAGCGCGGCAGGGAGCAGAGGTCGTGGTGCTGGAACCGTCACCCTGGGTCGGCGGCATGCTAACGGCCGCTGGCGTCAGCGCCCTCGACGGCAATAAGTATGGTGCGGGCGGCGGCCTCGTCCACGAGTTTCGCGAGGCACTCGCCGACCACTACGGTTCGATCGATGCACTCTTTACCGGGTGGATCAGTCTCTACTGTTACGAGCCGCACGTCGGACACGGCATTCTGAAGGAGATGATCGCCCCGCTCGACACGCTGACCGTCCTCCGGGGCGTGGAGGCGACCGGATACGAGCGCGTGGGACCGCGAGAGCGGCGCATTCGCGTCACGGAAGCGGATCCGGCGTACGGGCCGCC
The DNA window shown above is from Longibacter salinarum and carries:
- a CDS encoding T9SS type A sorting domain-containing protein, which gives rise to MKRIATTLAIILTALSWLVVSTTPAQAQSFSTDWEFSTAEGNLPSYFRTNNDTRYLAYGQVDDGNGTMVERVLILSGGNDPYEIRILDANDGTDLGTLPAVTSLPTPSDGRKLTDIEISDDGFIIACNEVNNAFGTDSTTENFKCYRWDSLTDSSPETVVDYSVPDNSPSNGSTEGDWVGRQVTMVGSMSDNSATILTTAARESSYVYRFTTSDNGQSFSGEAIERTGRPPTGNINGVAPLGPGASPFIVNVLNVAPIQYDATGAEVAQDQGAFTAFTNSIKYFEAGGKQWAVSFRWDTTGENQFAELVDVSLGLGTALPYASTPNFGRANEQNNTNGTGDVAVRVNDDDTATIFVLATNNGVGSYTTGSALPVELANFDARQSGDDVSLTWKTLSETNNQRFEIERAIDGGSFATIGQRAGQGTSTEATSYSFVDASIPFGAETIDYRLRQVDVDGGESMSDVVTVRLSADRLQLLGSAPNPVISTSKIRYALPEQANVRVALYDVLGREVRVLEQGARAAREHSVSFDASGLSSGVYFIRLEAMGQTKTTRVSVVQ